The DNA window TTCAATCCCATTTGCATTTTGAGCATGTATTCACTCAGTTCAATTAGGCGCTTCATCTGTTTGCTTTGGGCCAGAATATTGTTGTAGCTCACCTGAATTCTGCTTACATCTATTTTTTCGGCAAAACCATTTTTATAAAGTGCTTCAGTCTCATTGAGCAATTGTGCCAGTCTTTCTTCATTGCCTTTTAAACGCTCATATCGCACCTTATTTATTAGAACCATATAGTAAGACTTGGTGACGGCATCAATCACATCTATTTTAGTTTGGGTCAGTTCCTGTTCAGAATAGAGCTTATACATTTTTGCGGCCTGAAGTCCAACAAAATAGGACCCGTCGAACAGCAATTGTGAAAGAGCGATGTTAGCATCACCATCATATTTAGTTCCGAAGGCCAATTCCAATTCAAGATCCTGGGGCGCATTGGGATCAAATGTACTCGCTGGTAAAAGCGATTTTCTTATTGAATAATTATAATTAAGGCCGACCGATGCATTTACTTGCGGCAAACCGGCAGATCTTATTTTGCCAACTTCATATTTCGCCGCCTCAACATCCAGTTTTGAATTTTTAAGATTATCAGAATTTTCCAAAGAATATTGAATGGCTTGTTCCAGACTGTAGGTATTGCTTTGCCCAAATACTGTTCCGGAGAAGAATGCAATAAGAATTGTTATTAAAATACTATTTCTCATTTTGAGATTTTATTTTAGTTCTCGTTTATATTTTTCAAAAATTTCCCTGCCTTTATCGGTGACTATTCCATACACAAAGTGTTCAAAAATTTCCAATTGTAAATCGCGAATATGGAACTGACCGAGATTATTGAAATCAGATTTAAACATCATTTCCGTACTTTCAACACGAAATCTGGAAATAATATCTTCTTTAAGATCGGAGCGATAAAGCCCCAGCTTTTTTCCTTCTTTTAAGTTTTCAATTAAAGAACAAAAAATGCACTTTTCTTTATGTTGATGAAATATGGTCCAGGAATTAGGGTGGTATTTTTTCATATCATGCAAAAGCGATGAATCCATATTTGAAAGCATATCCCTGAACCATTTTGAAATGGACACCAATTCCTCGATAGGATCTTTTGCCGACTCATGTATTTTTTGCAGATCGTGTTCTTCCTGATGAAGATATTCCTTTGTAACTTCCAAAACGACCGTATCCTTATCTTTAAAGTGCTGATAAATTGTTTTTTTTGATACGCCACACTTCCCGGCAATGTCATCCATTGTAACCCTTCTTAATCCCATTTTAAAAAACAGGCCACGGGCACATTCCACTATTCTATCTCTTAAATTCAATTTGACCTCCATTGTGAGGCAAAACTATAGAAACTTTAGAATTCACCAAAGTTTCCAATGTTAAATTTATGTTTCCTATATATTTGTTTTTAAATATGTTAGCGGGGCGACAAATTGAAGTAGAACTGATTAATTAGACTATTTTAATAGAGATTCCAATTGATCACACATTATTTTATTATCGTATTTTTCTGCAGCGATCCTTTTTGCCTCTATAGTGATTTCGCTGAAATTGTACTTTTCCAATACTATATTTTCAATCTTTTCTTTGAGTTCATTTGCATCGCCAAATGAATACAATTGCCCGAGTTTACCGTTTTCAAGTAAATCAACCGTCCCACCGGCATTAGTTCCAATAATTGGAACTCCGGATAACATAGCTTCTACGGTGACCATGCCATACGTTTCTTTTTTCGAAGGCATAATGAATATGTCGATGGCCGAATAAAAATATTCTACCTCAGGGCGGAAAGGACGAAAGTGTACCCTGTCTTTCAGATTGTTTTCTTTTACAAATTGCCTGCAATCTTTTTCGTAGTCCAGACATATTTTTTCATTGATGGTGGCCTCTCCCATAATTAAGAGGTCCAAATCCTTGTGTGTTTTTGAGAGCAGGGAAAATGCTTTTAGCACTCCCATTTGGCCTTTAGTCGGTCCGATTCTACCCAGTACTCCAATGATCTTTTTGTTTTCATCGAGACCGAGTTCTTTATGTGCCATTGATCTGCTGATCGAATTTTTCAAGAACCGATCAGTTTCAAGGCAAAGCGGAATCACCACTATTTTACTTTCCGGAACTTTTGTGGTTTGCAAAACTTGCTTTTTCAATGATTCCAATGGGCTGATCCAATAATTGAGTCCTGAAAAGCGAAAGGTATGCGCCGGTGAAGTCTTTTTAACTTTGAACTGCATTTGCTGCAGGTAGAGCATTTTCAGTCTGGCGTTAAAAAACTTTTTGCAATAATTAGCCGTGCTTAAATCGTGATTGTCAAAAATGATAATTTTCTCAACCTGATCTTTTTTTAAAATATTGGCCAGTAAAAACGCATTTTTAATATCAAAATATTTATTGGGTTTCTGAACCCACTGCGTTTTGAGCTCTACATTTTTTACCTGCTGTTCGACTCTTGAATTTTTTACGGTATAAAAAAATATGGTCCAGCCTCTATCTTTCATCCAAACGGCCAGATTTACAGCATTCATTTCCAGTCCGCCATAACCGGAAGAAGTTAAATAAAAGGCCAGTTTTTTAGTCGATGTCACGGTGCAAATTAACCACAATTGAAAATCCTAATGAAATGTATTCACAATACTGATTGTTTTACATCTCAATGTTTAAATTTGCGGCGATTCAAAAATATTAAATGGAAGACATAAAAGTCAATCTTCAAACAGCGGCGGATTTAGGATTAATAGAAGAAGAATTTAATCGAATTATTGAGATTCTTGGCCGTAAACCCAATTTTACCGAACTCTGTATTTTTTCAGCCATGTGGTCTGAGCATTGCTCATACAAAAATTCCATCACCTGGCTAAAAAAACTACCCAAGCAATCCGACAGAATGCTTGCAGAAGCCGGAGAGGAAAATGCCGGACTTGTCGACATCGGCGATGGTTTGGCATGCAGTTTTAAAATAGAATCCCATAATCACCCTTCGGCCATTGAACCCTACCAGGGTGCTGCAACCGGCGTAGGTGGAATTAACAGAGATATATTTACAATGGGTGCGAGACCCGTTTGCCAGTTAAATTCTCTGCGCTTTGGAAACCTAAAATCTGACCGAACTAAATGGTTGATTTCCGGTGTGGTAAAAGGTATTGGTGATTATGGCAATGCGTTTGGCGTGCCGACGGTAGGAGGGGAAGTGTTTTTTGATGAGACTTATAATATCAATCCTTTGGTAAATGCCTTTTCTGCAGGAATTGTAAAACACGATGCCGTAGTTTCGGCAGTTTCAAAAGGAGAAGGTAATCCTGTATTTATTGTTGGATCACGAACTGGAAAAGACGGAATCCACGGCGCCTCTTTTGCCTCCAAAGATATTACAGAAGATTCTGCAGATGATCTTCCCGCAGTGCAGGTCGGTGATCCATTTCAGGAGAAACTTTTACTGGAAGCAACTCTCGAGGTAATTAAAACAGGACATATCGTTGGCATGCAGGACATGGGTGCTGCGGGTATTACCTGTTCAACTTCGGAAATGAGTGATAAGGGAGAACACGGAATGGATATTTGGCTAGACAAAGTTCCGACCCGCCAGGACAATATGAAACCATTTGAAATCCTGCTTTCCGAATCTCAGGAAAGAATGCTCGTAGTTGTGGAAAAAGGACATGAACAGGAAGTGGTCGACATTTTTGAAAAATGGGATTTGCATGCGGTTCAAATTGGAGTGGTGACCAAAGGCAAAATGCTTCGTTATTTTATGGGTGATGAAATGGTCGCTGAAGTGCCTGCCTATGATCTTGTATTGGGAGGTGGGGCTCCCGTTTATGAAAGAGAATACAAAGAGCCGGCCTATTTCAAAGAATTTAAAAAATTCAGAATTGAAGATATTCCCAAACCCGATTTTCATCAGGTGGCCGAATTCCTTTTAAGCCATCCCAACATTGCCAGCAAGCGATGGATTTTTGAGCAATACGACTCCATGGTGGGTACGGATAATATTGGAACATTTGACAAATCCGATGCAGGCGTTGTGAGAATCAAGGATACCGACAAGGCACTTGCGGTCAGTGTTGATTGCAATTCCCGATTTGTAAACGCCGATCCTGAAGAAGGTTGTGCCATGGCTGTGGCTGAAGCAGCGAGAAACGTAGTATGCTCTGGAGGTGAGCCATTGGCAATTACCAATTGCCTGAATTTTGGCAATCCTTATAATCCTGAAGTGTATTGGCAATTTGTTCATGCCATCAAGGGTATGAAAAAAGCATGTGAAAAATTTGGAACCCCAGTTACGGGAGGAAATGTCAGTTTTTATAACCAGTCTTCGGATGAAGGGCCGGTATTTCCAACACCAACAATTGGTATGTTGGGTTTACTTGAAAATCGGGATAACAGGATCTCAATTTCTTTTAAAGAGGAGGGGGATCACTTGTATTTGCTTGGAAATCCAAAAAATGATATTTCAAGTTCCGAATACCTATACAGTTATTGCGGTATAAAAAAATCACCGGCACCGGACTTTAGTCTTGATGATGAGGCCCAATTACAAAAAGCGGTTATGAAAATGGCAAAGGACAGATTGTTAAATTCTGCTCATGATGTAGCCGATGGCGGATTGTATATTACTTTGGTGGAATCAGGCATGGCCGGAAACCTGGGATTTGAAATAG is part of the Hyphobacterium sp. CCMP332 genome and encodes:
- a CDS encoding TetR/AcrR family transcriptional regulator — translated: MEVKLNLRDRIVECARGLFFKMGLRRVTMDDIAGKCGVSKKTIYQHFKDKDTVVLEVTKEYLHQEEHDLQKIHESAKDPIEELVSISKWFRDMLSNMDSSLLHDMKKYHPNSWTIFHQHKEKCIFCSLIENLKEGKKLGLYRSDLKEDIISRFRVESTEMMFKSDFNNLGQFHIRDLQLEIFEHFVYGIVTDKGREIFEKYKRELK
- the purL gene encoding phosphoribosylformylglycinamidine synthase subunit PurL; its protein translation is MEDIKVNLQTAADLGLIEEEFNRIIEILGRKPNFTELCIFSAMWSEHCSYKNSITWLKKLPKQSDRMLAEAGEENAGLVDIGDGLACSFKIESHNHPSAIEPYQGAATGVGGINRDIFTMGARPVCQLNSLRFGNLKSDRTKWLISGVVKGIGDYGNAFGVPTVGGEVFFDETYNINPLVNAFSAGIVKHDAVVSAVSKGEGNPVFIVGSRTGKDGIHGASFASKDITEDSADDLPAVQVGDPFQEKLLLEATLEVIKTGHIVGMQDMGAAGITCSTSEMSDKGEHGMDIWLDKVPTRQDNMKPFEILLSESQERMLVVVEKGHEQEVVDIFEKWDLHAVQIGVVTKGKMLRYFMGDEMVAEVPAYDLVLGGGAPVYEREYKEPAYFKEFKKFRIEDIPKPDFHQVAEFLLSHPNIASKRWIFEQYDSMVGTDNIGTFDKSDAGVVRIKDTDKALAVSVDCNSRFVNADPEEGCAMAVAEAARNVVCSGGEPLAITNCLNFGNPYNPEVYWQFVHAIKGMKKACEKFGTPVTGGNVSFYNQSSDEGPVFPTPTIGMLGLLENRDNRISISFKEEGDHLYLLGNPKNDISSSEYLYSYCGIKKSPAPDFSLDDEAQLQKAVMKMAKDRLLNSAHDVADGGLYITLVESGMAGNLGFEIETEQEFRKDAYLFGESPSRIVVSIHPGKVAKMKEICAKNKVRLYKLGEVIDKQCIIDGESYLSINEVKAIYDNAIEEIIAH
- a CDS encoding TolC family protein: MRNSILITILIAFFSGTVFGQSNTYSLEQAIQYSLENSDNLKNSKLDVEAAKYEVGKIRSAGLPQVNASVGLNYNYSIRKSLLPASTFDPNAPQDLELELAFGTKYDGDANIALSQLLFDGSYFVGLQAAKMYKLYSEQELTQTKIDVIDAVTKSYYMVLINKVRYERLKGNEERLAQLLNETEALYKNGFAEKIDVSRIQVSYNNILAQSKQMKRLIELSEYMLKMQMGLNVEEPIELSDKIADLPKSLKEQKVETDFNYTNRIDYQLLNSGEQLQKLDIRNYKVQYYPNLYLNGVYGHNTNAVDFSQYSDFSNRWLRYGLVGVSLNVPIFDGLRKSYSIQKSKVELEKIENQRHMMENAIETEIKQKRDALANSIELMEVQKLNYDLAEEIYNTTDIKFQEGVGSNLELVDANNSLMDAEAIYFDALYNAVVAKTELEKALGLYNDF
- a CDS encoding glycosyltransferase; translated protein: MTSTKKLAFYLTSSGYGGLEMNAVNLAVWMKDRGWTIFFYTVKNSRVEQQVKNVELKTQWVQKPNKYFDIKNAFLLANILKKDQVEKIIIFDNHDLSTANYCKKFFNARLKMLYLQQMQFKVKKTSPAHTFRFSGLNYWISPLESLKKQVLQTTKVPESKIVVIPLCLETDRFLKNSISRSMAHKELGLDENKKIIGVLGRIGPTKGQMGVLKAFSLLSKTHKDLDLLIMGEATINEKICLDYEKDCRQFVKENNLKDRVHFRPFRPEVEYFYSAIDIFIMPSKKETYGMVTVEAMLSGVPIIGTNAGGTVDLLENGKLGQLYSFGDANELKEKIENIVLEKYNFSEITIEAKRIAAEKYDNKIMCDQLESLLK